Proteins from a single region of Antechinus flavipes isolate AdamAnt ecotype Samford, QLD, Australia chromosome 2, AdamAnt_v2, whole genome shotgun sequence:
- the ZDHHC12 gene encoding palmitoyltransferase ZDHHC12, translating to MGPRALLSPGVLVRTGHTVLTWGITLVLFLHETELKQQEARGELLQPLLFILLVLCSLLLYLAVSLMDPGYVGPDLEPPLNQLQKEPKEEQTAMIPPRTLRLRRCGYCLLQQPLRSKHCRSCKRCVRRFDHHCPWIENCVGERNHPLFLAYLAVQLVVLLWGLHLAWSGLHFQEPWQNWLQHNGLLFATFLLLGIFSTVVTLLLASHLYLVASDMTTWEFISPHRIAYLRHRSDSPFDRGLARNLARFFCGYGAVPWEVLYAQEEEGEAV from the exons ATGGGGCCGCGGGCGCTCCTCAGCCCCGGGGTCCTGGTACGAACCGGCCATACGGTGCTGACATGGGGGATCACGCTGGTGCTTTTCCTGCACGAGACAG AGCTGAAGCAGCAGGAAGCCCGAGGGGAACTGCTGCAGCCCTTGCTCTTCATCCTGCTGGTGCTCTGCTCGCTGCTGCTCTACCTGGCCGTTTCTCTCATGGACCCTGGCTACGTGGGGCCTGATCTGGAGCCCCCATTGAACCAGCTTCAG AAAGAACCTAAGGAGGAGCAGACAGCGATGATCCCCCCGAGGACGCTCCGGCTCCGGCGCTGTGGCTACTGTTTGCTACAG CAGCCCCTTCGTTCCAAACACTGCCGCTCCTGCAAACGCTGTGTCCGTCGTTTTGACCACCATTGCCCTTGGATTGAAAACTGTGTGGGGGAGCGCAACCACCCCCTCTTCTTGGCCTACTTGGCAGTTCAGCTGGTGGTGCTCCTGTGGGGCTTGCACCTGGCCTG GTCTGGCCTCCATTTCCAAGAGCCCTGGCAGAACTGGTTGCAGCACAACGGTCTCCTTTTTGCTACTTTTTTGCTGCTGGGCATCTTTTCAACTGTGGTGACACTGCTTCTGGCCTCTCATCTCTACCTGGTGGCCAGTGATATGACCACGTGGGAGTTTATCTCCCCACATCGAATCGCCTACCTCCGCCACCGATCCGACAGCCCCTTTGACCGTGGCCTTGCTCGAAACCTGGCTCGATTCTTCTGTGGCTATGGGGCAGTGCCCTGGGAGGTACTCTATGCCCAAGAGGAAGAGGGTGAGGCTGTGTAG